The DNA segment TTTTTCTTCAAGGCCGAACAGGTGAGCACCGGATGCTCGCCGGCCTTGAGCGCACGACGCAACTCATCGCAGAGGATGTCGAGCCAGCCGGCGCGGTCGTCGTCGTTCAGGGGATGGCCTGCGCTCATCTTTTCGATATTGGCAGCCGGGTGAAAGCTGTCGCCTTCAATGGCGGTGGCGCCGTTCAACAGGCACAGGGCCTCGCTGACACTGGACTTGCCACATCCGGAAACACCCATGATGACCAGGGCAGTAACAGGTTGACTCATGAAACACCTCAGGACGCAGATAGCGCTACCTTTGCACGCCCTAAGGCTAGTGCAAAAACAGGCTTTTCCCGCGCCTAATTGTCATTTTTATGGAGTGACGCGTGCATCCTCTGCCACCGCTTGCACCAGGATCAGGCAACCCTTTGCGCAAGTATTTGCAGGCTTTTGGAGACAGCGCTACCTTAGTGCCTCGATTTTTGTTTGGCAAGCCGCCTGATGACCTCCAAGAACGATAAAAATACCCGCACCACGGGTCGCCCTACTCTTAACGAAGTCGCGCGCCTGGCCGGCGTCAGCCCGATTACCGCCTCCCGGGCCCTGCGCGGGATCAGCACCGTGGCCACCGAACTGGTGGAAAAAGTGCAGAAGGCCGCTGCCGAGCTGAACTACGTGGTCAACCCGGCCGCCCGCGCCCTGGCCTCCGCCCGCAGCCAGTCGGTGGTGGTGCTGGTGCCCTCGCTGTCCAACCTGCTGTTTATCGAAACCCTCGAAGCCATTCATCAGGTGCTACGGCCCAAGGGCTTCGAAGTGCTGATCGGCAACACCCACTATTCCCGGGACGAAGAAGAAAACCTGTTGCGCAACTACATGGCCTATCAGCCACGCGGCTTGCTGCTGACCGGCTTTGACCGCACCGAAAGCGCCCGGCGCATGGTGGAGTCGAGCAATGTGCCCTGCGTGTACATGATGGACCTGGACCCGACGGCCGGGGTCAACTGCGTCGGCTTCTCGCAGATCAGTGCCGGCGAAACCGCAGCAGCGCACCTGATCTCCCGGGGCCGCAAACGCCTGGCCTACGTCGGCGCACAACTGGACCAGCGCACGCTGCTGCGCGGTGAAGGCTTCCGCCGTGGCCTGCAACAGGCCGGTTTGTATGACCCGACCCTCGAACTGCTGACCCCGCGCCCCTCGTCGGTGGGCCTGGGTGGCGAGTTGTTCCTGCAACTGCTGGCCAGCCATCCGGATGTGGACGCGATCTTCTTCGGCAACGACGACCTGGCCCAGGGTGCGCTGCTCGAAGCCCTGCG comes from the Pseudomonas shahriarae genome and includes:
- a CDS encoding gluconokinase, which translates into the protein MSQPVTALVIMGVSGCGKSSVSEALCLLNGATAIEGDSFHPAANIEKMSAGHPLNDDDRAGWLDILCDELRRALKAGEHPVLTCSALKKKYRDHLREAAPGLGFVFLELTREVAADRVSHRPGHFMPASLIDSQFATLESPIGEPLTLALNASKDSIEALAAQTHAWWLTHGFEPSR
- a CDS encoding LacI family DNA-binding transcriptional regulator; its protein translation is MMTSKNDKNTRTTGRPTLNEVARLAGVSPITASRALRGISTVATELVEKVQKAAAELNYVVNPAARALASARSQSVVVLVPSLSNLLFIETLEAIHQVLRPKGFEVLIGNTHYSRDEEENLLRNYMAYQPRGLLLTGFDRTESARRMVESSNVPCVYMMDLDPTAGVNCVGFSQISAGETAAAHLISRGRKRLAYVGAQLDQRTLLRGEGFRRGLQQAGLYDPTLELLTPRPSSVGLGGELFLQLLASHPDVDAIFFGNDDLAQGALLEALRHGIKVPQQVAVLGFNDLPASSFMVPRLSSISTPREAIGRRAAEHLLTVMAGNKIARPVVDMGFELKVRESS